A stretch of the Archangium violaceum genome encodes the following:
- a CDS encoding pyridoxamine 5'-phosphate oxidase family protein — protein sequence MATKKTEKKNPIAHLGELIHGIKVAMMTTVEEDGTLRSRPMWTHDRDFDGELWFFTREHSPKVDEVERDHHVNLSYSEPGKDRYVSVSGMARLVLDKDKARELWNPTLKAWFPLGVDDPELALLCVTVNKAEYWDTPNKRMVQLVGFVKSVLTGEQFRPGENEKVNLDESGPALH from the coding sequence ATGGCCACGAAGAAGACGGAGAAGAAGAATCCCATCGCGCATCTGGGCGAGCTCATCCACGGCATCAAGGTCGCGATGATGACGACGGTGGAGGAGGACGGCACCCTGCGCAGCCGTCCCATGTGGACGCACGACCGGGACTTCGATGGGGAGCTGTGGTTCTTCACCCGCGAGCACTCGCCCAAGGTGGACGAGGTGGAGCGAGACCACCACGTCAACCTCTCCTATTCGGAGCCCGGCAAGGATCGCTATGTGTCGGTGAGTGGCATGGCGCGGCTGGTGCTCGACAAGGACAAGGCCCGCGAGCTGTGGAACCCCACCCTCAAGGCCTGGTTCCCCCTGGGCGTGGATGACCCCGAGCTCGCGCTGCTGTGCGTGACGGTGAACAAGGCCGAGTACTGGGACACGCCCAACAAGCGCATGGTGCAGCTCGTGGGCTTCGTGAAGAGCGTCCTCACCGGCGAGCAGTTCCGCCCGGGTGAGAACGAGAAGGTGAACCTCGACGAGTCCGGCCCCGCGCTGCACTGA
- the gloA gene encoding lactoylglutathione lyase — protein sequence MRILHTMLRVGDLEKSLDFYTRVLGMQLLRRKDYPDGKFTLAFVGYGPEDTHPALELTHNWDTSKYELGNAYGHVALGVTDIHATCDAIRKAGGKVVREPGPMKHGTTVIAFVEDPDGYRVELIQQGT from the coding sequence ATGCGAATCCTCCACACGATGCTCCGCGTCGGAGACCTCGAGAAGTCGCTCGACTTCTACACCCGCGTCCTCGGAATGCAGCTGCTGCGCCGCAAGGACTACCCGGACGGCAAGTTCACCCTGGCCTTCGTGGGCTATGGCCCCGAGGACACCCACCCCGCCCTGGAGCTCACCCATAACTGGGACACCTCGAAGTACGAGCTGGGCAACGCCTACGGCCACGTCGCCCTCGGCGTGACGGACATCCACGCCACCTGCGACGCCATCCGCAAGGCCGGTGGCAAGGTGGTGCGCGAGCCGGGTCCCATGAAGCACGGCACCACGGTCATCGCCTTCGTCGAGGACCCGGACGGCTACCGGGTGGAGCTCATCCAGCAGGGCACCTGA
- a CDS encoding cysteine desulfurase-like protein → MLRGVMTSTFAEHFPALRSGFSYLDNAAGAQVPTHAIDALTQFLASGSCNVGQPYAASVRATEVKAQARAATAEFLHCQPEEVMLGTSATALTFQLSRAFSRLFQPGDEVIISELEHESNASPWRWLEAQGAVVKVWRARWPEGRLEPADLRPLLTPRTRLVAVTAAANSVGTTPDVAAAGELAHSVGAWLIVDAVHSSPHLLPDVKAWGADFATFSPYKVFGPHLGCLYVRRELLPTLPADKLWFVPEDSPQKFEPGTANHEGLAGWLGSLRYVREVLGGGQPGRAGLEQAFRRIESLERPLLESTLERLRTHPRVRLYGIPEPRGRVATFCFNVPGLAPRAVAEHLARHEVGVAAGHYYATLAMQGLGLMPEGAVRVSLLHYNTLEDVDRLLAGLDTLP, encoded by the coding sequence ATGCTGCGCGGCGTCATGACCTCCACCTTCGCCGAGCACTTCCCCGCCCTGCGGTCGGGTTTCAGCTACCTCGACAACGCCGCGGGGGCCCAGGTGCCCACCCACGCCATCGACGCCCTCACCCAGTTCCTCGCCAGTGGGAGCTGCAACGTGGGCCAACCCTACGCCGCCTCCGTGCGCGCCACCGAGGTGAAGGCCCAGGCCCGCGCCGCCACCGCCGAGTTCCTCCACTGCCAGCCCGAGGAGGTCATGCTGGGCACCAGCGCGACCGCCCTCACCTTCCAGCTCTCGCGCGCCTTCTCGCGCCTGTTCCAGCCCGGCGATGAAGTCATCATCTCGGAGCTGGAGCACGAGTCCAACGCCAGTCCCTGGCGCTGGCTGGAGGCCCAGGGCGCGGTGGTGAAGGTGTGGCGCGCGCGCTGGCCCGAGGGACGCCTGGAGCCGGCCGACCTGCGCCCGCTGCTCACCCCGCGTACCCGGCTCGTCGCCGTCACCGCCGCCGCCAACTCCGTGGGTACCACGCCCGACGTGGCCGCCGCTGGAGAGCTCGCCCACTCCGTGGGGGCGTGGCTCATCGTCGACGCGGTGCACTCTAGCCCGCACCTGCTGCCCGACGTGAAGGCCTGGGGCGCGGACTTCGCGACGTTCTCTCCCTACAAGGTCTTCGGCCCCCACCTGGGCTGCCTGTACGTGCGCCGCGAGCTGCTGCCCACACTGCCCGCGGACAAGCTGTGGTTCGTGCCCGAGGACAGCCCGCAGAAGTTCGAGCCCGGCACCGCCAACCACGAGGGCCTCGCCGGCTGGCTGGGGTCGCTGCGCTACGTGCGCGAGGTGCTCGGCGGCGGGCAGCCCGGGCGCGCGGGGCTGGAGCAGGCCTTCCGTCGCATCGAGTCGCTCGAGCGCCCGCTGCTGGAGTCCACACTGGAGCGGCTGCGCACCCACCCGCGCGTGCGGCTGTACGGCATCCCCGAGCCGCGGGGAAGGGTGGCCACCTTCTGCTTCAACGTGCCGGGACTCGCGCCGCGCGCCGTCGCCGAGCACCTGGCCCGCCACGAGGTGGGCGTGGCCGCGGGCCACTACTACGCCACCCTGGCCATGCAGGGGCTGGGCCTCATGCCCGAGGGCGCGGTGCGCGTCTCGCTGCTGCACTACAACACGCTCGAGGACGTGGACCGGCTCCTCGCCGGACTGGACACCCTGCCCTGA
- a CDS encoding RebB family R body protein, with protein MADGDNVNLATLGAEAELVRLGTAVADVLAKLNDVTAQQQRSILQLVVDSRMACEAVRGSSPEPKSASLPPIEPAQAVSPAEKSAESASRAVHPDEVRARALAAVYEAAAQALGLAFHNAVANQQQLNVLGQAALSQSAVLVLSAGSSSESSPAGALKAG; from the coding sequence ATGGCGGATGGCGACAACGTGAATCTGGCGACGCTCGGCGCGGAGGCGGAGTTGGTGCGGCTCGGGACGGCGGTGGCCGACGTGCTGGCGAAGCTGAACGATGTCACCGCGCAGCAGCAGCGAAGCATCCTGCAACTCGTCGTGGACTCGCGGATGGCCTGCGAGGCCGTGCGCGGTTCCTCCCCCGAGCCGAAGTCCGCCTCGCTCCCGCCCATCGAGCCGGCGCAGGCCGTGTCCCCGGCGGAGAAGTCCGCGGAGTCCGCCTCGCGGGCCGTCCACCCCGACGAGGTGCGCGCGCGGGCCCTGGCCGCCGTCTACGAGGCGGCGGCGCAGGCGCTCGGCCTGGCGTTCCACAACGCGGTGGCCAATCAGCAGCAGCTCAACGTCCTGGGTCAGGCGGCCTTGAGCCAGTCGGCCGTCCTCGTGCTCTCGGCGGGCTCCTCGAGCGAGTCGTCGCCGGCGGGTGCCCTCAAGGCGGGCTGA
- a CDS encoding helix-turn-helix transcriptional regulator encodes MASKRTPPPTSQQRMDDKLALALGAAARAARLRAGLTQAEAAEKVGLAPGVYGRIERGGMMPSVPTLRRLSIVLKIPSDTLLSLSHSEVTAWVDSLPPREERSPDLRRLARSLRNLSPAQLKVLNIIATALTR; translated from the coding sequence ATGGCATCGAAACGTACCCCTCCCCCCACTTCGCAGCAGCGCATGGACGACAAGCTGGCTCTGGCCCTGGGAGCGGCGGCACGTGCCGCCCGGCTGCGCGCGGGGCTCACCCAGGCGGAGGCGGCCGAGAAGGTCGGCCTGGCCCCGGGCGTCTACGGTCGCATCGAGCGTGGAGGAATGATGCCCAGCGTCCCCACGCTGCGCCGTCTGAGCATCGTCCTGAAGATTCCCTCGGACACGCTGCTGAGCCTGAGTCACTCGGAGGTGACGGCCTGGGTGGACTCGCTACCGCCCCGGGAGGAGCGCTCCCCGGATCTGCGGCGGCTCGCGCGCTCGTTGCGCAACCTGTCCCCGGCCCAGCTCAAGGTGCTCAACATCATCGCCACCGCGCTCACGCGCTGA
- a CDS encoding glycoside hydrolase family 15 protein → MRQRIDDYALLGDCHSAALVGRDGSIDWACFPRFDSAAVFCRILDVRRGGSFRVSPDGPFQSKRRYIDDTNVLITTFTTPTGVLEVTDCMPIRTGLARSSRVGTRHSLLRRLRCTSGEVHARVVMAPRFEYGAFVPRIRLTSPHTAELVGGADALWVTATRPLTAHDNALRARWRMRAGDEAWVEAAWTPSLVERTPAEMPDLATLRRRLEDTVFFWRDWISHCAYEGEYTREVRRSALVLKALTYAPSGAIVAAPTTSLPEEPGGVRNWDYRYTWLRDTTLTLNSLMLLGYQEETLAFQRWLERTSAGRAEDVQIMYSIRGHRHLPEVELPHLEGHQGSRPVRAGNGAVKQLQLDVFGELLEGAWLFSKMGGRMSQRHWDFLRGLVDDVCVRWRQPDQGLWEIRDEPRHFIHSKLLCWVALDRAIRIARTRRLPAPVGVWARERALLREYLLKEGTRLGWFSQSVGSDTPDASVLQLPALGFLPSAHPLVSRTVKEVRKRLEKDGLLFRYHAPDGLSGGEGTFLLCSFWLHDVLVHSGRTGEAEDLLRHLLSLSNDVGLYAEEAVPGTGEALGNFPQAFTHMALVASCAQLSAGRSFQLPRAGAYDYADFALTYHLGRRSMFMSHFSWEAAL, encoded by the coding sequence ATGCGGCAGCGTATCGACGACTACGCCCTCCTGGGCGACTGCCACTCGGCGGCCCTGGTGGGCCGTGATGGCTCCATCGACTGGGCCTGCTTCCCCCGCTTCGACTCGGCCGCGGTGTTCTGCCGCATCCTGGACGTGCGACGGGGCGGCTCCTTCCGGGTGAGCCCCGATGGTCCCTTCCAGTCCAAGCGCCGGTACATCGACGACACCAACGTGCTCATCACCACCTTCACCACGCCCACCGGCGTGCTGGAGGTGACGGACTGCATGCCCATCCGCACCGGCCTGGCCCGCAGCTCCCGCGTGGGAACCCGGCACTCGTTGTTGCGACGGCTGCGCTGCACGAGCGGGGAGGTGCACGCACGCGTGGTGATGGCGCCTCGCTTCGAGTACGGGGCCTTCGTTCCGCGCATCCGCCTCACCTCACCCCATACGGCCGAACTGGTGGGCGGCGCGGATGCGCTGTGGGTGACGGCCACGCGCCCGCTGACGGCGCACGACAACGCCCTGCGCGCGCGCTGGCGCATGCGTGCCGGGGACGAGGCCTGGGTGGAGGCGGCGTGGACTCCCTCGCTCGTCGAGCGCACTCCGGCGGAGATGCCGGACCTGGCGACGCTGCGCCGGCGGCTGGAGGACACGGTGTTCTTCTGGCGCGATTGGATCTCCCACTGCGCCTACGAGGGCGAGTACACCCGCGAGGTGCGCCGCTCGGCGCTGGTGCTCAAGGCGCTCACGTACGCGCCCTCGGGCGCCATCGTGGCCGCCCCCACCACGTCCCTCCCCGAGGAGCCCGGCGGCGTGCGCAACTGGGACTACCGCTACACCTGGCTGCGGGACACCACGCTCACGCTCAACTCACTGATGCTGCTGGGCTACCAGGAGGAGACACTCGCCTTCCAGCGCTGGCTGGAGCGCACCAGCGCGGGCCGGGCCGAGGACGTTCAAATCATGTACAGCATCCGCGGCCACCGGCATCTGCCCGAGGTGGAGCTGCCCCACCTGGAGGGCCACCAGGGCTCGCGGCCCGTGCGGGCCGGCAACGGAGCGGTGAAGCAGCTCCAGCTCGACGTCTTCGGGGAGCTACTCGAGGGGGCGTGGCTCTTCTCGAAGATGGGCGGAAGGATGTCACAGCGGCACTGGGACTTCCTGCGCGGGCTGGTGGATGACGTATGCGTGCGCTGGCGTCAGCCGGACCAGGGACTGTGGGAGATAAGGGACGAACCCCGGCACTTCATCCACTCGAAGCTGCTGTGCTGGGTGGCGTTGGACAGGGCCATCCGCATCGCTCGAACGCGGCGGCTCCCCGCCCCCGTGGGCGTCTGGGCCCGCGAGCGCGCGCTGCTACGCGAGTACCTCCTGAAGGAGGGGACGCGCCTCGGGTGGTTCTCCCAATCGGTGGGCTCGGACACACCGGATGCCTCGGTGCTGCAGCTCCCCGCGTTGGGCTTCCTGCCCTCGGCCCACCCGCTGGTGAGCCGCACCGTGAAGGAGGTGCGCAAACGGCTGGAGAAGGACGGGCTGCTCTTCCGCTACCACGCTCCGGACGGATTGAGCGGCGGAGAGGGCACCTTCCTCCTGTGCTCCTTCTGGCTGCACGACGTGCTGGTGCACTCGGGCAGGACGGGGGAAGCGGAGGATCTGCTGCGGCACCTGCTGAGCCTGTCCAACGATGTGGGCCTCTACGCGGAGGAGGCGGTGCCGGGTACGGGCGAGGCGCTGGGCAACTTCCCGCAGGCCTTCACGCACATGGCGCTGGTCGCCTCCTGCGCGCAGCTCTCCGCGGGCCGGAGCTTCCAGCTGCCTCGGGCGGGGGCGTACGACTACGCGGACTTCGCGCTCACCTACCACCTCGGCCGGCGCTCCATGTTCATGTCCCACTTCTCGTGGGAGGCCGCGCTCTAG
- a CDS encoding CapA family protein — protein sequence MSVAAFLLVPLLCATPSQRVELVFGGDVIPHGEVKEAAADHARVDSGDAGPARSINNEGWDHIFGPISNALRSADVAMVNLETPVSGDPRASTAPLRFDAPPAMLHALAAAGVDVVSLANNHAFDQRRAGIQATWAHLAEAGLQGVGSGPSEAAAWEPLILEKRGMRIGFLAFTRWLNGARNPVDPDVSPHVAFVPYPSRSARLGLGPESAVELVRAAARRCDALIVSIHWGIEYSHAPQPDDRKLARALLEAGALAIIGHHPHVLQPIESYRTTSGRDTLIAFSLGNLIANQDRHFIQGRHMEEDGRKRDSMLLKLSLSRPSPGASVSLEGMSVLPVWIENNHYVALGKRNVPRHIQPVLLDEELQAINERLLAISARALTEPQEVRQERTALERRLELARRRRGLILQIALPAGSDVGTAESGTRPAGAG from the coding sequence GTGTCCGTCGCTGCGTTCCTGCTCGTTCCGTTGTTGTGTGCCACCCCATCCCAGCGCGTGGAGCTCGTCTTCGGAGGAGATGTCATCCCCCATGGCGAGGTGAAGGAGGCCGCGGCCGACCACGCGCGCGTCGATTCGGGCGATGCCGGCCCGGCCCGCTCGATCAACAACGAGGGCTGGGACCACATCTTCGGTCCCATCTCCAACGCGTTGCGCTCCGCCGACGTCGCGATGGTGAACCTGGAGACGCCCGTCAGTGGGGACCCCCGGGCCTCCACCGCGCCCCTACGCTTCGACGCACCGCCCGCCATGCTGCACGCGCTGGCCGCCGCTGGGGTGGACGTGGTGTCGCTCGCCAACAACCACGCCTTCGACCAGCGCCGCGCGGGCATCCAGGCCACCTGGGCGCACCTGGCCGAGGCGGGCCTCCAGGGTGTCGGCTCGGGTCCCTCCGAGGCCGCGGCGTGGGAGCCCCTCATCCTCGAGAAGCGCGGGATGCGGATCGGCTTCCTGGCCTTCACCCGGTGGCTCAACGGCGCTCGCAATCCGGTGGACCCGGATGTCTCTCCCCATGTCGCCTTCGTGCCCTATCCCTCGAGGTCCGCCAGGCTCGGTCTCGGTCCCGAGTCGGCCGTGGAGCTGGTGCGAGCCGCGGCCCGTCGCTGTGACGCGCTCATCGTCTCCATCCACTGGGGCATCGAGTACTCCCACGCACCGCAACCCGATGACCGCAAGCTGGCCCGGGCCCTCCTGGAGGCCGGAGCGCTCGCCATCATCGGCCACCATCCCCACGTGCTGCAGCCCATCGAGTCGTACCGCACCACCTCCGGGCGCGACACGCTCATCGCCTTCTCCCTGGGCAACCTCATCGCGAACCAGGACCGGCATTTCATCCAGGGCCGTCATATGGAGGAGGACGGCAGGAAGCGGGACTCGATGCTGTTGAAGCTCTCGCTCTCACGTCCCTCTCCGGGTGCGTCCGTGTCGCTGGAGGGCATGTCCGTCCTGCCGGTGTGGATCGAGAACAACCACTACGTCGCGCTCGGCAAGCGCAACGTGCCGCGCCACATCCAGCCCGTGCTGCTCGATGAGGAATTGCAGGCCATCAACGAGCGGCTCCTGGCGATCTCCGCGCGGGCCCTCACCGAGCCACAGGAGGTCCGTCAGGAGCGCACGGCGCTCGAACGCCGGTTGGAGCTGGCGCGGCGCCGGCGCGGACTCATCCTCCAGATCGCACTGCCCGCCGGCTCCGACGTGGGCACGGCGGAGTCCGGGACGCGTCCGGCTGGAGCGGGTTGA
- a CDS encoding CotH kinase family protein codes for MDTETPSTPGAQTPTDGTPPSPPSDGYQPPLPPDAGTPGHGEGTSPPRPAVCAPTGAGPHWLQEGEPLTVTLRCGTGYSAAGLRFTVSPLPDGARVDEASGTFTWTPGKAQAAVWLLTITEHSTGETGTLEVGVADNWQAPGNVRELDPSTYTEEYGLPVMHLFFEGQLTAGGYRPVELVYRGHRYTAEAKYRGATSSIFPKRNYTFKFAKEDPFNEPELAGGFTGRRKLVLITSFNDNSYIRPRLAFELWNRMSPDHIQVKTFSAVLYVNGRFWGLFTVADHVDEHLMERHGLSDDGDLFKAVEADANFSRLDKNGAPKEPLQLGFEKKEGKPKDGWVGAYDTLNDLIAFVADSDAQTFRSRWGSRLNTRDYEDWWIFNTAILGTDSSAKNAYHYYDPATRAPWRFIPWDLDASFGQGWDTRRTGSTVLTDFTGANHLFARMLAEPTIATPMRERYRELLRGPLAKEEVLKLIDGYMREIHAVALRDEARWLQQYRAFERWSDRTDFTTHEQEVEYLRQWVDERWELLERQLP; via the coding sequence GTGGACACCGAGACCCCCTCGACTCCGGGAGCACAGACGCCCACGGACGGCACGCCGCCTTCCCCACCCTCGGACGGTTATCAACCTCCGCTCCCACCTGACGCGGGCACGCCAGGGCACGGCGAGGGCACATCGCCTCCGAGGCCTGCTGTCTGCGCGCCCACTGGAGCGGGTCCTCACTGGCTCCAGGAAGGCGAGCCGCTGACGGTCACGCTCCGTTGCGGCACGGGTTACTCGGCGGCGGGGCTGCGCTTCACCGTGTCGCCCCTGCCGGACGGGGCGCGCGTGGACGAGGCGAGCGGCACCTTTACCTGGACACCCGGGAAGGCCCAGGCGGCCGTGTGGTTGCTCACCATCACCGAGCACAGCACGGGCGAGACGGGCACCCTCGAGGTGGGTGTGGCCGACAACTGGCAGGCGCCGGGCAACGTCCGCGAGTTGGATCCATCCACGTACACCGAGGAGTACGGGCTGCCGGTGATGCACCTGTTCTTCGAGGGGCAGCTCACCGCCGGTGGCTACCGCCCGGTGGAGCTCGTCTACCGCGGACACCGCTACACCGCGGAGGCCAAGTACCGCGGGGCCACCTCCAGCATCTTCCCCAAGCGCAACTACACCTTCAAATTCGCAAAGGAAGATCCGTTCAACGAGCCGGAGCTCGCGGGGGGGTTCACCGGCCGGCGCAAGCTGGTGCTCATCACCAGCTTCAATGACAACTCATACATCCGGCCGAGGCTCGCCTTCGAGCTGTGGAACCGGATGTCCCCGGACCACATCCAGGTGAAGACCTTCAGCGCGGTGCTCTACGTGAACGGACGCTTCTGGGGCCTCTTCACCGTGGCGGACCACGTGGACGAGCACCTGATGGAGCGGCACGGCCTCTCCGATGATGGAGACCTCTTCAAGGCGGTGGAGGCGGACGCGAACTTCTCGCGGCTCGACAAGAATGGCGCGCCCAAGGAGCCGCTCCAGCTCGGCTTCGAGAAGAAGGAGGGCAAGCCCAAGGACGGTTGGGTCGGCGCCTATGACACGCTGAACGACCTCATCGCCTTCGTCGCGGACTCGGATGCGCAGACCTTCCGCTCGCGGTGGGGCTCCCGGCTGAACACCCGGGACTACGAGGACTGGTGGATCTTCAATACGGCCATTCTCGGCACGGACTCGAGCGCGAAGAACGCCTACCACTATTATGATCCGGCGACGCGGGCCCCCTGGCGCTTCATCCCGTGGGACCTCGACGCGAGCTTCGGACAGGGCTGGGACACGCGCCGGACCGGGTCCACGGTCCTCACGGACTTCACCGGGGCCAACCACCTCTTCGCCCGCATGCTGGCCGAGCCCACCATCGCCACGCCCATGCGCGAGCGCTACCGGGAGTTGCTGCGCGGCCCGCTGGCGAAGGAGGAGGTGCTGAAGCTCATCGACGGCTACATGCGGGAGATTCACGCCGTGGCCCTGCGCGACGAGGCGCGGTGGCTCCAGCAGTACCGCGCCTTCGAGCGCTGGAGCGACCGGACCGACTTCACCACCCACGAGCAGGAGGTGGAATACCTCCGCCAGTGGGTGGACGAGCGGTGGGAGCTGCTGGAGCGGCAGCTGCCGTAG
- a CDS encoding winged helix-turn-helix transcriptional regulator — MKKQREPSDFECPVELTLDVIGGKWKGVILYHLLESETLRFGEFQRLMPRITLQMLTNQLRELEADGVVHREVYPQVPPKVEYSLTELGRSLGPIIRLMLEWGRRQEQRLRTEAGEAERGTAPATSREAARVPWTSPGHPPWMTLPAGTSTPGLDRTGAPAARAPPSPSRPCPPAGSWRGTGVCR, encoded by the coding sequence ATGAAGAAACAGCGCGAGCCCTCGGACTTCGAGTGTCCGGTGGAGCTGACCCTGGATGTCATCGGTGGGAAGTGGAAGGGCGTCATCCTCTACCACCTGCTCGAGAGCGAGACGCTGCGCTTCGGCGAGTTCCAGCGGCTCATGCCGCGGATCACGCTACAGATGCTCACCAACCAGCTGCGCGAGCTCGAGGCGGACGGGGTGGTTCACCGGGAGGTCTACCCTCAGGTGCCACCCAAGGTGGAGTACTCCCTCACCGAGCTCGGTAGGAGTCTCGGGCCCATCATCCGCCTCATGCTCGAGTGGGGCCGCCGCCAGGAGCAGCGCCTGCGAACGGAGGCGGGTGAAGCCGAGCGGGGCACAGCGCCCGCCACCTCGCGCGAAGCAGCCCGTGTCCCCTGGACGTCGCCGGGCCACCCTCCCTGGATGACGCTCCCCGCGGGGACTAGTACCCCAGGCTTGGATCGTACCGGGGCGCCAGCAGCGAGAGCACCACCATCTCCGTCACGTCCTTGCCCCCCTGCAGGTTCGTGGCGAGGCACCGGGGTGTGTAGATGA
- a CDS encoding glutathione peroxidase: MKRGADSGIWGGMSNRLMISLTAAVLLLGTAAVSAERAMSFHDLQSKQLNGQPVNLSEYKGKVVLVVNTASECGYTPQYAGLEKLWGQYKDKGVVVLGIPSNDFGGQEPGSAEQIAKFCELRYKVTFPMLEKVKTKGEGQSPIYEFLARKHGEPKWNFHKYLVGKDGQVRAAFPSSVTPESAELKTAIDKALAE; the protein is encoded by the coding sequence TTGAAACGCGGCGCCGACTCGGGCATCTGGGGCGGCATGTCCAACCGACTGATGATTTCCCTCACCGCGGCGGTCCTCCTGCTGGGCACCGCCGCCGTTTCCGCGGAGCGTGCGATGTCCTTTCATGACCTGCAGTCCAAGCAGCTCAATGGCCAGCCCGTGAACCTCTCCGAGTACAAGGGCAAGGTGGTGCTCGTCGTGAACACCGCCTCCGAATGCGGTTACACGCCCCAGTACGCGGGCCTCGAGAAGCTCTGGGGCCAGTACAAGGACAAGGGCGTGGTGGTGCTCGGCATCCCCTCCAACGACTTCGGCGGCCAGGAGCCCGGCAGCGCCGAGCAGATCGCGAAGTTCTGCGAGCTCCGCTACAAGGTCACCTTCCCCATGCTCGAGAAGGTGAAGACCAAGGGCGAGGGCCAGTCCCCCATCTACGAGTTCCTCGCGCGCAAGCACGGCGAGCCCAAGTGGAACTTCCACAAGTACCTGGTCGGCAAGGACGGCCAGGTGCGCGCCGCCTTCCCCAGCTCGGTGACGCCGGAGAGCGCCGAGCTCAAGACCGCCATCGACAAGGCGCTCGCCGAGTAG
- the sitI6 gene encoding SitI6 family double-CXXCG motif immunity protein: protein MRYFRIKKDRASDYTGDIDATHRWKIPGVLGCPACKATWGDNSRAYPSVDLTPVTAQADFEEARAEPIDEYERMCELVRPFLPPGALLQPGAALGPLVGKAQGRFGQLAVHSPWWPLVQREALDRLKNEGLRDLKGCPTQLRFRQRASPEFFELELLPVGHAHPDCLPPDRKPPCPRCGRFGLRLPDDLLLDATTLPAHLNIFRLVDFSVIVCTERFAEACQRLGLDGVTFLPLQAR, encoded by the coding sequence ATGCGATATTTCAGAATCAAGAAGGACAGGGCGTCGGACTACACCGGGGACATTGACGCCACACACAGGTGGAAGATTCCGGGCGTTCTTGGTTGCCCTGCCTGTAAAGCCACCTGGGGTGACAATTCCAGAGCGTATCCTTCGGTGGACCTCACCCCGGTCACAGCCCAGGCCGACTTCGAGGAGGCCCGCGCCGAGCCCATCGATGAATATGAAAGAATGTGCGAGCTGGTCCGTCCCTTCCTACCTCCAGGTGCGTTACTGCAGCCTGGTGCCGCCCTTGGCCCGCTCGTGGGAAAGGCCCAGGGCCGCTTCGGACAGCTCGCGGTCCACTCTCCCTGGTGGCCGCTCGTGCAGCGCGAAGCGCTCGACAGACTGAAGAACGAGGGTTTGCGAGACCTCAAGGGTTGCCCGACCCAACTGCGCTTCCGCCAGCGGGCATCGCCCGAGTTCTTCGAGTTGGAGCTCCTGCCCGTGGGCCACGCCCACCCGGACTGTCTCCCCCCAGACCGAAAACCTCCTTGCCCTCGCTGTGGCCGTTTCGGACTCAGGCTGCCCGATGACCTCCTGTTGGATGCAACCACCCTACCGGCCCACCTGAACATCTTCCGCCTGGTGGACTTCTCCGTCATCGTCTGCACCGAGCGCTTCGCGGAAGCCTGCCAGCGCCTGGGACTCGACGGTGTGACCTTCCTCCCCCTGCAAGCACGTTGA
- the sitA6 gene encoding SitA6 family polymorphic toxin lipoprotein: MSLLPATRWLALLCVLLAACATSAPGVREDDEAPDAVSSWEEARADPSCVVPLCDEARCALWRCRNLVEVDASPSVVLARGPMPQAMRPPLVGSPSRWWGRTLAAPTYEEPVFEIPWHNWKAREQGTHPPRHPLACMLPPEPLEKHHIFPQARDLADWFTSRHIDIHAFTVSLPRSFHRWLHSGGPSGGQWNEAWRQFQEQNQGATTKEIWRFAFELMFLFKVNGPLVPYCQD, translated from the coding sequence TTGAGCCTTCTGCCCGCTACACGATGGCTCGCGCTCCTCTGCGTGCTGCTGGCCGCGTGTGCCACTTCAGCGCCAGGCGTGCGCGAGGACGACGAAGCGCCGGATGCCGTGTCCTCGTGGGAGGAAGCCCGTGCGGACCCGAGCTGCGTGGTGCCGCTGTGCGACGAGGCACGCTGCGCCCTGTGGCGCTGCCGGAACCTGGTGGAGGTGGACGCGTCCCCATCCGTGGTGCTGGCGCGCGGGCCCATGCCCCAGGCGATGCGTCCTCCCCTGGTGGGCAGCCCCAGCCGCTGGTGGGGACGCACCCTGGCCGCGCCCACCTACGAAGAACCCGTCTTCGAAATCCCCTGGCACAACTGGAAGGCCCGCGAGCAGGGCACGCATCCGCCGAGGCACCCGCTCGCGTGCATGCTCCCGCCCGAGCCGCTCGAGAAGCACCACATCTTCCCTCAGGCCCGGGATCTCGCCGATTGGTTCACGAGCAGGCACATCGACATTCACGCCTTCACGGTCAGCCTCCCCAGGAGCTTCCACCGATGGCTGCACAGTGGCGGGCCCTCGGGTGGCCAGTGGAATGAGGCCTGGCGTCAGTTCCAGGAGCAGAACCAAGGAGCCACCACGAAGGAGATCTGGCGGTTCGCATTCGAGCTCATGTTCTTGTTCAAGGTGAATGGTCCGCTCGTGCCGTACTGCCAGGATTGA